The following coding sequences lie in one Caloramator mitchellensis genomic window:
- a CDS encoding anti-sigma factor domain-containing protein: MIKKGIVIEHDGKKGILMTSSGEFIKINTKGKIELGQEYVYKTNEYLSYNKLLIAASMVLFIFSTLFYNMYYTVYASVIVSINPKVKLEVNRFERIINVMPLNDDAKELIRDINLKNKKIEDGLMMVVEKAKEKKIITDEYKKGSSQAVEVTTEGKPLKLDSFYKEIENRGINIKTVEENVKIRKNNNKNNSDTTTKRLEEKYIEKNNLKNKKEIPSNKKREKIEFEEDRDKQKNMNKKHENKNSNKNNIKGKNN, translated from the coding sequence TTGATTAAAAAGGGAATAGTTATCGAACATGACGGCAAAAAAGGGATTTTAATGACCAGCTCAGGTGAATTTATAAAGATAAACACTAAGGGAAAAATTGAATTAGGTCAGGAATATGTTTATAAGACAAATGAGTACTTAAGCTACAATAAATTGTTAATAGCTGCGTCAATGGTTTTATTTATCTTTTCAACTTTATTTTACAATATGTATTACACAGTTTACGCTTCTGTAATTGTAAGTATAAACCCAAAGGTTAAACTTGAGGTAAATAGATTTGAAAGAATTATTAATGTGATGCCCTTAAATGATGATGCAAAGGAGCTAATAAGGGATATTAATTTGAAAAACAAAAAAATAGAAGATGGGTTGATGATGGTCGTGGAAAAGGCAAAGGAGAAAAAAATCATAACTGACGAATATAAAAAGGGAAGTTCTCAGGCAGTTGAAGTTACGACTGAAGGAAAACCGCTAAAGCTTGATTCTTTTTATAAGGAAATTGAAAATAGAGGCATAAATATTAAAACTGTAGAAGAAAACGTTAAAATAAGAAAAAATAATAATAAGAATAACAGTGATACTACAACAAAAAGATTAGAAGAGAAGTATATAGAAAAAAATAATTTGAAAAATAAAAAAGAAATACCAAGCAATAAAAAAAGAGAAAAAATTGAATTTGAAGAAGACAGGGACAAACAGAAAAATATGAA